A single Synechococcales cyanobacterium T60_A2020_003 DNA region contains:
- a CDS encoding photosystem II S4 domain protein → MLPREDLLKGVENREMAARVLDRAEQALRTWDIVLTDFLSPPEWMDVQQMFNRLTEVHCLPWGGYPQAERQRVAIARSELPLDTSQVELSALSIAGNFLFDPATHRDFLGALLGTGIVREKVGDIIVLGDRGAQAIVVPELAEFLETSLNQVRSVPVKTQRIDFSDLSIREPKKKEMTTVEASLRLDAIASAGFGMSRSKMADMISGGDVRVNWRDVTQPSHQLKTGDLVAIRGKGRLEIGDIAITKKERYRVMLTRFI, encoded by the coding sequence ATGTTGCCGAGAGAGGATCTGCTCAAAGGAGTCGAAAATCGAGAGATGGCAGCGAGGGTGCTGGATCGGGCAGAACAGGCACTCCGCACCTGGGATATTGTCCTGACGGATTTTCTCTCCCCTCCAGAGTGGATGGATGTGCAGCAGATGTTTAATCGGTTGACTGAAGTTCACTGTCTACCCTGGGGTGGTTATCCCCAGGCTGAGCGGCAACGGGTGGCGATCGCCCGCTCCGAGCTGCCGTTAGACACCTCCCAGGTGGAGTTATCCGCCTTGTCCATTGCCGGAAATTTCCTGTTTGATCCCGCCACCCATCGCGATTTCCTAGGAGCGCTGCTGGGGACGGGCATTGTTCGGGAAAAGGTGGGGGATATCATCGTGCTGGGCGATCGCGGTGCCCAGGCGATCGTGGTTCCAGAACTAGCGGAATTTTTAGAAACGAGCCTGAATCAGGTGCGATCGGTTCCGGTCAAAACCCAGCGCATTGACTTCAGCGACCTCAGCATTCGCGAACCGAAGAAGAAAGAAATGACCACTGTAGAGGCATCGTTGCGGTTGGACGCGATCGCCTCTGCCGGATTTGGCATGTCCCGCAGCAAAATGGCCGACATGATCAGTGGTGGGGATGTGCGGGTGAACTGGCGTGACGTCACTCAACCCAGCCATCAGCTCAAGACCGGAGATTTGGTTGCCATTCGTGGCAAGGGACGCTTGGAAATTGGCGATATTGCCATCACGAAAAAAGAGCGTTACCGAGTGATGCTGACGCGATTTATTTAA